The DNA window GAGGGGTAATTTCTCGACAATAACAAAAATGTTCTCGGCAAGCGTGGTCGCCGCAGGCCTGCTGATGTCGGCGCCCGCCAAGGCGGCGGACGACACGATCAAGGTCGGCATTCTCCATTCGCTGTCGGGGACCATGGCGATTTCGGAGACGACGCTGAAGGATGCCATGCTGATGCTCATCGACGAGCAGAACGCCAAGGGCGGCCTGCTCGGCAAGAAGCTTGAAGCCGTTGTCGTCGATCCGGCATCCAACTGGCCGCTGTTCGCCGAAAAGGCACGCGAGCTGATTTCGAAGGACAAGGTCGCGGCTGTGTTCGGCTGCTGGACCTCGGTGTCGCGCAAGTCGGTGCTGCCGGTGTTCTCCGAACTCGACAACATCCTGTTCTATCCCGTCCAGTATGAGGGCGAGGAAAGCGAGCGCAACGTGTTCTACACCGGTGCGGCTCCGAACCAGCAGGCCATTCCGGCCGTCGACTATCTGATGAGCGCGGATGGCGGCTCGGTGAAGCGCTGGGTGCTCGAGGGCACCGACTACGTCTATCCGCGCACCACCAACAAGATCCTAGAAGCCTATCTAAAGTCCAAGGGCGTCGCGGCCGAGGACATCATGGTCAACTACACGCCGTTCGGTTTCTCGGATTGGCAGACGGAGGTCTCGGCGATCAAGAAGTTCGGTTCGGCCGGAAAGAAGACCGCCGTCGTCTCGACCGTCAACGGCGACGCCAACGTGCCGTTCTACAAGGAACTCGGCAACCAGGGCATCAAGGCCGAGGACATCCCGGTCATGGCCTTCTCGGTCGGTGAGGAAGAACTTGCCGGTCTAGACACCAAGCCGCTGGTCGGCCATCTCGCCGCCTGGAACTATTTCGAGAGCGTCAACACGCCTGAGAACAAGAAGTTCATCGCCGACTGGCACAAGTTCATCAAGAACAACAAGCGCACCACCAACGACCCGATGGAAGCACACTATATCGGCTTCAACATGTGGGTGAAGGCAGTCCAGAAGGCCGGCACCACCGATCCGGACAAGGTCATCGACGCCATGATCGGCGTTTCGGTGCCGAACCTGACCGGCGGCTATTCGACGATGATGCCGAACCACCACATCACCAAGCCGGTGCTGATCGGTGAAATCCAGGCCAATGGCCAGTTCGAAACAGTTTCGAAGACGCCGGGCCTGGTGATGGGCGACGAATGGTCCGACTACCTGCCCGACTCCAAGGACCTGATTTCCGATTGGCGCGCGCCGCTGAGTTGCGGCAACTTCAACGTCAAAACCGGCAAGTGCGGCGGCA is part of the Mesorhizobium loti genome and encodes:
- the urtA gene encoding urea ABC transporter substrate-binding protein is translated as MFSASVVAAGLLMSAPAKAADDTIKVGILHSLSGTMAISETTLKDAMLMLIDEQNAKGGLLGKKLEAVVVDPASNWPLFAEKARELISKDKVAAVFGCWTSVSRKSVLPVFSELDNILFYPVQYEGEESERNVFYTGAAPNQQAIPAVDYLMSADGGSVKRWVLEGTDYVYPRTTNKILEAYLKSKGVAAEDIMVNYTPFGFSDWQTEVSAIKKFGSAGKKTAVVSTVNGDANVPFYKELGNQGIKAEDIPVMAFSVGEEELAGLDTKPLVGHLAAWNYFESVNTPENKKFIADWHKFIKNNKRTTNDPMEAHYIGFNMWVKAVQKAGTTDPDKVIDAMIGVSVPNLTGGYSTMMPNHHITKPVLIGEIQANGQFETVSKTPGLVMGDEWSDYLPDSKDLISDWRAPLSCGNFNVKTGKCGGKGTN